ACGTGATCAACTTCGCGCACGGCGCGCTGTTCATGCTTGGCGCACTGCTGGCATGGGTCGCCATGGATCAGTTGGGGATCAACTACTGGGTGATGCTGCTGTTGTCACCGTTGATCGTCGGCTTGATCGGCGTGGTGATCGAAAAGACCATGCTGCGCCGCGTATACAAGCTCGATCACATCTACGGGCTGCTTCTCACACTGGGCATCACGCTGGTGATCGAGGGCGTATGCCGCTCCATCTACGGCGTGTCGGGTCTGCCCTATTCGTCGCCTGAAGCGCTGCAAGGCGCCACCGACATCGGCTTCATGCAGTTGCCCAACTACCGTGCTTGGGTCGTTGTGGCATCACTCATCGTCTGCATTGGCACCTGGTACGTCATCGAACGAACCAAACTCGGATCGTACCTGCGCGCTGGCACCGAGAACCCGAAGATCGTCGAAGCTTTCGGCATCAATGTGCCGCGCATGGTCACGCTGACCTACGGCTTCGGCGTGGCGCTTGCTGCATTCGCTGGCGTGCTGGCCGCGCCCGTCATGCAGGTATCGCCACTCATGGGGCAGAACCTGATCATCGTCGTCTTCGCCGTCGTGGTGATCGGCGGCATGGGATCGATTCTGGGCGCGGTGATCACCGGGCTGGGTCTGGGCGTGATCGAAGGTCTCACCAAGGTGTTCTACCCGGAGGCCTCATCCACCGTGGTGTTCGTTGTGATGGCGTTGGTTCTACTGGTGCGTCCCGCAGGCCTGTTCGGCAAGGAAAAATGATGACTGAAATCTCGATTCAAACCCCAATCAAACAGTCCAGCGGTACACCCTCCACTCCGTTCAACAAGACACCCCTCGTGTGGCTGTTGCTGCTGATCGTACTGTCACTCGCACCTTCACTGGGCGCCTACCCGGTGTTCGTGATGAAAGTGCTTTGCCTTGCGCTGTTCGCTTCAGCCTTCAACCTGCTGCTGGGATACACGGGATTGCTGTCTTTCGGCCACGCCGCGCTGTTCGGCGGCGCGGGCTACGCGGCAGGCTATGCCATCAAGCAATGGCATGTATCCACGGAGCTGAGTCTGCTGCTGGGCATGACAACCGCCGCTCTGCTCGGTCTGGTGATGGGACTGCTGGCCATCCGCAGGCAAGGCATCTACTTTGCGATGATCACATTGGCATTGGCGCAGATGGTGTTCTTTCTCTGCCTACAGGTGCCACAGACCGGCGGAGAAGATGGCCTGCAAGGCATCCCGCGAGGCGCACTTTTCGGTGTGTTCGATCTATCGAGCGACGGCCGATTTTACTACTTCGTGGTAGTCATCTTCATAGCGGCGATGGCGCTCATCGCACGCATCGTCAATTCACCGTTCGGTCAGATCCTTCGCGCCATCAAGGAGAACGAATCCCGCGCAATCTCGCTCGGCTACAGCACGGAAAACGTCAAGCTGCTGGCTTTCATCCTCTCCGCCACACTCGCAGGTTTGGCAGGATCGCTCAAGGCACTGTCACTCGGTTTCGAAACACTGACGGACGTGCACTGGAGCATGTCCGGCGCAGTGATCCTCATGACGCTACTTGGCGGAATGGGCACGCTCAGCGGCCCCGTCGTCGGTGCACTGGTGATCGTGATTCTGGAAAACAAACTCGGAGAAATCGGCGCAGCGCTCGCCCGGTGGACAGGCATCGAATGGTTCGTATCGCTGGGCGAATCCGTGACCATCGTGACCGGGCTGATCTTCATTCTGTGCGTGCTGACATTCAGAAATGGGA
This genomic stretch from Diaphorobacter sp. HDW4B harbors:
- a CDS encoding branched-chain amino acid ABC transporter permease, which gives rise to MSFNIGIPLPALLSQLLLGLVNGAFYAMLSLGLAVIFGLLNVINFAHGALFMLGALLAWVAMDQLGINYWVMLLLSPLIVGLIGVVIEKTMLRRVYKLDHIYGLLLTLGITLVIEGVCRSIYGVSGLPYSSPEALQGATDIGFMQLPNYRAWVVVASLIVCIGTWYVIERTKLGSYLRAGTENPKIVEAFGINVPRMVTLTYGFGVALAAFAGVLAAPVMQVSPLMGQNLIIVVFAVVVIGGMGSILGAVITGLGLGVIEGLTKVFYPEASSTVVFVVMALVLLVRPAGLFGKEK
- a CDS encoding branched-chain amino acid ABC transporter permease; its protein translation is MMTEISIQTPIKQSSGTPSTPFNKTPLVWLLLLIVLSLAPSLGAYPVFVMKVLCLALFASAFNLLLGYTGLLSFGHAALFGGAGYAAGYAIKQWHVSTELSLLLGMTTAALLGLVMGLLAIRRQGIYFAMITLALAQMVFFLCLQVPQTGGEDGLQGIPRGALFGVFDLSSDGRFYYFVVVIFIAAMALIARIVNSPFGQILRAIKENESRAISLGYSTENVKLLAFILSATLAGLAGSLKALSLGFETLTDVHWSMSGAVILMTLLGGMGTLSGPVVGALVIVILENKLGEIGAALARWTGIEWFVSLGESVTIVTGLIFILCVLTFRNGIVGVTAQLTRKSMRAR